A region of the Scomber scombrus chromosome 17, fScoSco1.1, whole genome shotgun sequence genome:
atccTCTCTGATCCAAGACTGGATTTACACCAGACCCTTAGGGGCCTCAAAGGTCCCACGTCTACTGCATGAAGGTCATATGTGGAGGTCATATTGTTATTGAGCCGTACATCACTGATTCAAAGCTCTTATAAACTATATAGCCAAACGTATGTGGACACCTGAACAACCAGAAAAAGACATGTGGATACCAGAATattaaacacatgcacaaagtGATTGTTGATGAATGTGTAGGCTACTCTACTGTGAAGGCTTTCCATGAGATTTCTGGATGCAGGAATTTGCTCCCATTCAACCACAATATCATAAGTGAGATTAGCAATTGATGTTGGGTAATAAGGGCTGTCTGGCTGTCACCATTCCTGTTTATCTCAAAGATGCTGGATAGGACAGAGCTCAGGGCTCAGGTAAGTTCATCCAAACACAACTCAGAaaacgtttttatttttttttcctgtctgttttgtgtCATATTGATAAAAATGTTGCCACGAAGTTATGTTATATAAAATAGGTGTCCAAATACTTCTGTcaatctatctctctctctctctctctctctctctctctctctctctctctctctctctctctctctctctctctctctctctcactcttacTTGTGGTGCCCAGACCTGCTTACGTCACAGCTTGAAGACACACCCACCAGGCGTTCCCCTTAAACTTCATACATTTCCGGAAAGTTTTCTTCCTGTAGCTATCTCACCTTTTTCAGGGTGTGTTTAGTTTTCAAAGAGTACCACACGTTTATAACAATGAGCGAAATAAAGCCAAGCGATACGACTGATACCGTAGACAGCGGAGAAGAAAAAGACTGGGCCGCGGCCAAAGCTTTCTTTGACAacctcaaaacaaacaaacccagaCCTGTGAGTACCGGTATGTTTTTTATCCTTAGACTCGAACTTTGTCTCTAAAAACAAGCCCAGTGTTACACTCGTTTATTTTCTTCCCGCCCCACCTCTTCTGCTCCCCTCTAATAGCCCAAACCCAGGAATGCTGTTACCATCGCAGTTTCCTCTCGCACCCTCTTCAACATGGTGGTAGAGAGGAAGATCTatgaggaggaaggaatggagaaATATGTGGCTTATCAGGTAGAACACGAGAACGAGCCCCTGAAGCCAGGAGTTGCTTTTCCCTTCGTCAAGGTAGGCTGGATATTGTCTCTGCGAGGTGTGTGCAGGGTGTGGTCACTGAAATGCACTTATAAAGCAGGCTGTTATGATAGGCCACACCAGGGAAAAGTCAGAGAAGTGCATTTCATTATATCTGCTAATGGATTTCTGCTTTCACATCTAGAGTCTTTTTCTATAAAGAGACTTTGGAATTCATGATGCACACCTTAGTAAGTCATGTACAGACAGGTATTTTTGGCTTTTAGCATCGGCAGGTCCTCTGCAATCAAGAAactaatttcatttaaagtgatAGTTCTCAAAGGAGTCCATGAGCGGTTTCCAAAGGATCCCtagcaaaaaggggaatcatttattttcactataattccattCATAAGTAACACAGTGACAGAATGTATGACTCTTTTGGACATGGGTTTCATACAAACATCTAAAACATCTAAATCCAAACATCTTATCAGATGTGGGAGCCTGGTAGCCTGTAACCAATATTATCGGCTAATATTGGCTTATagatatatcagtatatatatatatatatatatatatatatatatatatatatatatatatatatgagtggAGGGGGGACTTTACGTAATGATGGGTCTCTATTTATCAAAGATGCAGTTGATCCCACATGATATCCACTGACAAAATAAATCTACTCACTAAAATTACTcatataaatcatataaatacaatatatcttTGAACTCCTACAAATAGCTTCAGAGCCTTGACAAAATAAGGGAAACACCTAACAATGCATTGAAATCAGTGACATGATATTAAAGACCCTCTTTGCCTTTAAAACTTCTTTGAGTGCTGTCATACAAGTCATGAAATCACATCATTTGTCAAGAAAAGCTGACATTTCTTTAAAGGATGACAGCGTTCTCATTCTGCATCAACCCATAAATGCCGATTAATGTTCGGAGCTGTTATTGAGCGGGCCTGTTGTTCATCAGACCACTCTTGACATTGTTTAGCAGAGTGTTGATGGGTATTATCATCCTAGAATATGGGAACATCATAGGCAGAGTGATTGCCTTGTTATTGTAAAATAGCTGGCTGTTGTACAACTACTCAGGCTGTAATTGGATCTAATGAGTGCATACAGACAGACCCGTCACCTCAGTTGGCAACAGACTCCATGTGCACCCTGTGGCTGTCTCCTTTTGATTAATATACGTTATTGTTTTCTGCAGTTCTTAATGGTGGCTGTACATTGTATTAACATACTAATATGTGATTATTGTGACTAATGCTCATTTTTCACCGTCACCTGACATCATCAGTTAAACTCCAAGTATGAAATAAGACAGAATTAACTCTTGGgaattattcattttctgttttcaaatgatctatgttaaaataattacatttgtcTGATTTGTggagtttttaaatgaataagaaTAATTAACGTAGCCATCATGATGTCACCCAGtggtttgtggactcctgtTTTGAAGACTCAAGTTTGGCATTTTAACTGTcgccattttatttttttagagcCAGATGTGACCATATTTGAAGGGTGGATGTGACCCAAATGCTAGCTGCTAGCATGGTTAACTGCGATAATGCTAAtgagaaatgtgaaaaacattcatgaactgaaaacagacTAAAATACAGCCTATACTCTTTGACTCTGGGGTTACACCATGGTTACGTTACCTAACCAGCATTGTTGCTGTGGTAGTGACTTGTCAACTACAATGTAACTATGCCCTAAGCCTGCCTCCCATAGCCTgccttgtttttcttgctgtattgCTGAGTACCTGAAACTATTGATTGGAGCTAcaaactcattaggaaagtttttaatgaggtaataaatcaagtgaaaggtagggtcattttctcatagacttctaTACTATCTGACCTTTTGTTGGAGCACttgagtcgccccctgctggccattagagagaatacAGGTTTAAGTCACTTtcacattggcttcactttcCAGACCTGGAGCTACCTGTTTGGTCACATCATGGTGAAATGTTTACAAAAGCCTGTTTAAGAAAGAACACAATTCTGAAAGGAAATTTATTTCATTGCAATGATTTGATATGTAAGTGATAAACTTGAACAATACATCGTGGACTGTAAAGTATATTTTGCCAAATATGTTCATTAGCAACATGTGATTTTGCAACACCTATAaggaatgtacagtatattgagTTTCCCTAATTGCACAATACAGTTCATTTTTAGGGAACTATGTATGTTTTCAAGCATTTCTGGATATTTAAGCTGTTATCTGTGTTTGATAGTTTATAAAACCTGTTAGACATATGTCCCAATTGTTACTTATCAGCTGACATACACAGATCACAAAATACTTGTGATAAACCAACATGGGTTGATTTATCAACCCACACAGTTTATTGGCTGTATTAAGCTGTACAGTGCATGTCCATACATGTACAAAACACCCTGATGAAAGCTGGTGTGACATATAAATTAATTtctatgtatttttaatgcctCAGTTCTCCTTTTTCAGGAATCCATCTATTGTGTCactcaacaacaaaaagagttgtggtttaaatgttgtaatattTGTGTTGTAACCTCCTGTTAAACCCTCTGAGACAATATCCTGCCTTTCTTAGTAAAACAGTCCGTCCTCTCATGCAGGCGCTGATGAATGTCAACACTCGACTGAGGGAGCTCTACACAGAGAATGAGGAGTTGTTTGACATCGTCTTAATGACTAACAACCATGCCCAAGTTGGAGTGCGCCTCATAAACAGCATTAATCACTACGGTATGCTGAGTGCTATACTAAACATTGTAGATTGTGTAGTGTGGTGTCGGCTCGCCTGCTGCCGCATCAGACATAATCAAGAACAACACTCTGTGTAGTAATGACACACTAGAAATGAAGAAGAGCTGTTACAGTGTAATCAGAACACTCTTTGTTTCTTCACACATCTCCAACATGCCTTCTGTTCTTTCAGATTTGACCATAGAGAGATTCTGTATGACGGGAGGAAAAAGTCCTACAGGCTACCTGAAGGCTTACATGACAAATCTTTACCTTTCTAAGGACTCAGACAAAGTCACCAAGGCTATAGAAGAAGGTACGTGATGCTGATGCTTACCTCAGCAGCAGCCTGAAAACGATTTTGTACTAAAATTTACACACTTGCATGTTGACTCGCGTGTGTGACTCATTCACACTGCCGAGGGAAAATTTTGACCCCCCGCTGTTCAGCAGGAAGGAGCTGGTTGGAGACGGCGTGTGATTTATGGCTCCCTGCTGTATACACACAAAGCTGAcataattgattagttgattgaaaGAAAACAAGTTGGATTAATGAATTGAGTTGTATATCAAGAAAAGAAATGCTAAATCTTTTTGCATTGGTAATGGGctgttttgggggttttaaGTGTTGAGTGTGCACAAAACAAAAGATTGAAAATTGGGGAAAGCTTATGGGAATTTTCCCCAATTTTCAGTACcattatatttaaaatctaaatgatTAGTCCCAAAAAATCGACACATACATCAACACTATAATTGTTCATCGCTGTCAGACTCAAATGTTAAATCGTTCAAATGAGTTCTCCATGTCCACATTTGTCCTCATACGTGTGATACATGTTAACGCTGCCTCCAGCATACAAGGTGTCCAAAATGAGGCCAATCTGAAACTGTAGATTTTTTCACCCGCATATTTGTTTGTAACACATTTAGTTGACAGCCTTTCATCACAGGAGAAGTGTGACATTCTGTTTAGCCACTAACAAAtctctaaaatgtaatttcacaATTGTCCTTGCTTGTGAACGACCATGTAGACAGACTGTGCACTCATACGGTAGGTTATTATGCTGCCACTGAATTCAGAGCTCATGCCACCAAGTGTTTATTGTCATAtcctttttttccaaaaaaCCTTTTACTGTTGCCAAATGTGTTCCAACTTTCAGTGAAACACAGATCTAACAAGATGACATGATATAAAGCGATCCATAAATTTACAAAAgcatcatttttaatcattgCTTGTCTCCCTTCCTTCAGGCATTGCAGCTGCCACAATGTTTATGCCCGAGAAGCAGATTGAGCTGAGTGAAACTCAGCTGAGAGTGGCGTTCGATGGCGATGCCGTCCTCTTCTCAGATGAGTCAGAGATCATTGTGAAGAAACACGGCCTGGACACTTTCTTTGAGCACGAGAAGGAGTTTGAGAACAAACCTCTTGCTCAGGTAACTGATTGTTTCTATGGACTTAACCATCACATACATCTCACAGATAGAGACATAATGTGCAGTATatccaaaatatacatattcataATTCTTGATTCTTGATACAAGGATTAAGATTACTCTCTCTAACCACAGCTACGTAGAAAGCGTGCATCAGACGTAATATTTAACCCTGTCATTTATGCCCCCGAACAAATGCCTCAGTCTGGGTTTCTATGGATAGCTTTTGTGTGTATAACCATGTTTGGTAAAAAAGTGGtaactacacacaaacatactacTGACTGACCAGCATTGACTTGTGTCCAAATATTTCTGTCTTCAGCGGAACCCTATATGATTCCTCATGGATTTGGCATTTGGCGAATGTACATTGAGTATGAAGTGCATCTTTGCTTTGCTTGGCTTTAAATCTGGTGCTGTCTCAACTAGACTTGTATGGAGCAAAACATGCAGATCAGGCTGTGGGAAATATCTGCAGGGTTTAGAAACCTGCTCTGCTGGTTTTAAAGAAGCTAAGTTAGTTCAAGAAGATTAGTTCAAGGCACtgttgtttgatttgatttgatttttttgttcttcacaGATTCCAGATGTATTCATTCAATTGCCATAAACTAGAATATACAGATGCTGTCTTGATAATGATACCGTCCTTGACTTTCATGAGCCTTGTGATTTGCTGTCCCATATTTTATGTATCCGTCTGTCTTTCTGTACTTGTGCGCCTCATCGTCTGTGCTAAAAACCTTTTGAATGACCTTGATCCTTTGACGCTTTTAGGGTCCCTTAAAGTGTTTCCTGGAGGCTTTGGGGAAGCTCCAGAGAAAATTCTACGCTAAGAACCAGCGTTTGGAATGTCCCATCCGGACGTTCCTGGTCACAGCCCGCAGCGCTGCCAGCTCAGGAGCTCGTGTCCTGAAGACCCTCCGTAGCTGGGGCCTGGAAATCGACGAGGCCCTCTTCCTGGCCGGAGCTCCTAAAGGGCCCCTCCTGGAGAAGATAAAACCGCACATCTTCTTCGACGACCAGATGTTCCACATTGAAGGGGCCAAGGAACTGGGAACCATAGCTGCACACGTCCCCTACGGGATCGGACAGAAGTACCACAAGGGGAAACTCATTGAGCAGCCGGCAAAAAAAGAGTGATCTTATAACAGAAGGAGGGTATAATctaaaaatagttaaaatattaaatatgcacTACGTTGTCACCTGCAATGGATAGATTTTGTTCTAAAATGGCTGCATTCTGTCAAATTGAAAACAGGAACTTTTTAGAGAGTCTTTAATACATTGGAGCTTTGTAAAGCTTTTTCTAGTATTTTCTACTATTTTCTTCATGATGTAGTATAATTGCTGAGTGAGAGAACATCTTTTCAAAGTGAGGTTAACACTAGGTGCATTATTTAACTGAAATACTGTTTTGAAGAAGTCTTTGCCTGTCTGTGCCTTTTAACCATATCTGTGTACATGTTTACCTTTCAGAAAGGTTTACTCTCTTTTTCATAGGAGTTCATGTTATTGTCTTTACAATTTTATACCATAGACACGTATCTTTTATATATCATGGTTTTTGGCTAATGGTCAATGACATATTAAGTATCATGAGGGCCAAgaaatgtttctgctgcttttt
Encoded here:
- the LOC133997529 gene encoding cytosolic 5'-nucleotidase 1A-like — encoded protein: MSEIKPSDTTDTVDSGEEKDWAAAKAFFDNLKTNKPRPPKPRNAVTIAVSSRTLFNMVVERKIYEEEGMEKYVAYQVEHENEPLKPGVAFPFVKALMNVNTRLRELYTENEELFDIVLMTNNHAQVGVRLINSINHYDLTIERFCMTGGKSPTGYLKAYMTNLYLSKDSDKVTKAIEEGIAAATMFMPEKQIELSETQLRVAFDGDAVLFSDESEIIVKKHGLDTFFEHEKEFENKPLAQGPLKCFLEALGKLQRKFYAKNQRLECPIRTFLVTARSAASSGARVLKTLRSWGLEIDEALFLAGAPKGPLLEKIKPHIFFDDQMFHIEGAKELGTIAAHVPYGIGQKYHKGKLIEQPAKKE